The DNA sequence GAGAAAGAAGAGTAAGGAGTCACTTGAAAAGCGAGATGAATCACAGATTCATTTGGTTGCTTGAGCAGGGAATTTGAGTGCTTAATTGTATTGGTGGTGGTGAGAGGAAGAAGAGTAAAGAGTCACCTGGAAAGCGAGGTGACTCACATATTCATTTAGTTGCTTGAGCAGCCAATGATGTGTGTCCATGGAAGAAAAATCAAGGAATGCCCTTCTCTTGTTTGCCTTCATcattttcctttctctctccACCACTTCCTCACACTCACACCACTACTAGACCTTAGTTCTCAACTCTCTCCCTAGCCAGCCAATTCTCTCTAATTCCCAAGCAGAAACTCTCACCGCCACCAAAACTGATCCAACATAGCTCACCTTCTTCGTTCAGTTGCATCACATTGACGCATTATCCTTGAACAAAATCCCATAGGAATTCTTCAGCCTGAGGCTCAACCACAATTCTTCGCGAGTTAATGCTCTGTCCTCCCTTGTTGCCTCAGCCGCAGCAGCCGGTGGATGGGCCGCATATAGGTTTAGCAGCTCCGTGATTTCTGGTCTGGCTCAAGGCAATGGTGAATACTTCACGCTCATAGACATGGGTACCCCTCCCAAATATGTGGCCATGACTACGAAGGATTATTTGTTGGTGTTGCCGGCTTGTTGGAACTCAGATCGGAAAAGATTGTCATTTTCCTCTCAAAGCGATCACCGTATGTTTTAATGGGGTGAGAATAATTTAGAAGTTACAGATAATTTATTCTTTTCTCAATCAACTAATGGTGAAAAGGATGGAAAAATTACATGGTTAACAGAAGTAAAAAATTAAGgtattttttaatagatttttgaaaatataaatattaatttgttaatgatagcaaaatttaattaaataataagttttttatttttaaaatattaaaaataactgaattgaaatatttaattagttGTTAATTATAAACGAATTAActgaaatacaataaaaaattatatttattaattatttaattatatatataaaagcataataataatattttatataaacaataattataaaataacagtACATCAAACTTTATTCATTGTGACACTACGGCCAGTCAACCCTTAAAAAATAGCAGGAAAAAAAAAGCCTGagatttttgttttttcatGGGTTGATGGCTGGGCTGTGTTTAGCTTCTTAAGATGAGCATTAGAGTTTCTGAAACATTTTTGGCTTTGaattttgtttttgtttatGTAATCACCGATTTGTCAAAGCTGTCAAGATTTCAATTGGGTTCTTTGATCTCAATCTGTTTCTTGCCACTCATATGGAGAACTTCAATATTTTGGTAAATCACCTCCTCAGGAATTGGTTGTTTCTTGTTTCAAGTTCCATTTCAACTGATAAAAAGCTTTTTCAATGGGGCATTAGGTTGTGACCAAGTTGACCTAAAATCTTCATGTTATACTAATAGTTTTTTTTGGTCTTATTTGGAATTCCAGCTTTGTGAGTGAGCACATAGAGACCCTTGAAGAGATTGAGATGGAGTACAAGCATTTGGCACTTGAATCTGGCATTGAAAATTTTGGCCGTGTAACTCATCCTTCATTACAGATCTGGCAGATGCAGTAGTTAAAGCTATGTCAACCTCAAAAGAAGCTGATTACGAACCCTTGATTTATGCTGTCAAGATTATTTTTGATTCAATCTTACCTTTTGTTTTGCTTTTGTCCCCAGAAATGGTCCTTGCATTCAGGAaaccatctcttttaaggtggtAAATTTACACAGGATGTTTCATACAGCTCGCTTTCATATAACAAAGTAGGTAAAGATTGAACaagttttatatatatgtatgaacTCTTTTCACATCAAGAAGAAAAAACAGTCTAAGATATTACATATACAGTGGGATGATGTAGCTGTAGTTGATGAAATTCTTTTACTATCTTCATTCCATAATATATGTGGACTGTCGTTtaagatttatatatttaaattaataaaattaattaataatttaaatttttaaaaaatatataataatttattaaaataacttttaaatggtcatttttttatatattagtaagaatatatatgaaaaataaaaattaatattactttgaaaattttaaagtgacataatttggaataaaaaaaatctctatttatttatttatatattttaaacataCTCTTAGCTTATGCACAACTCTTTGTAAAGTAGATTTCAAGTTATTAAGATTTATAACTACTGTGAATGAAAATGAATGGGGTTAATTGCAGTTAACATtctcatgaaatacatgaatgTCGTTATTGGGTGAATTTGGAGATGCAATGAGATTCTATAATCACCTTTTTAGTCATTACAACATTACACTGAAAAGTCCCAGCTTGAGTGGTCTCGGATGCTAACTAGCTATTTTATAACTGGGtaaacaatataattttataacaatatatTTCCCTATATTtcgaattcttttttttttttctatcaaatttcttatttagaaaaaaaaaatttcttttttcaacttaacaaaattttatttttttaaaaaataaaatcatatataatatatttaaaaaaaaaaaaaaaaaaaaagaatcaccGAACAAAAAATGTAAGTTGTAAATACTGACCAGTGCTAGAATCTATGCACTGCATTGTGCTTGTTCTTTGAAAAGTGCAAGGCCAATTTGTATGCAGAGATTGGCTCGGCTAGCTAAAAGGTCAGCTAGGGAGGAATTTATTATTAAAGCCCGACATGTTTAACAGGATACAAGTCTACCCCCAACGTGAGCCAACCTTAATATTTAGAAAGGGAAAATACACTTAGTATTTCGTCTTTAGCATTCAAGGCGCATACTCAGTTGTTGTTGTAAATAAAGACAGATACGCTCATAACTTCAGCACTATAGAATAAAGTTTTAATAGCGTGAAGTAGCACTTACATGCAAAGTTGATGCCAGCCATTTGATTGTGTTATTAATAGGCCATGTTTACATAATACATCGATGATGTGGCGTGTGATGTTTAGCATTGTGGATGACATGGCACTATATGGCAAGGGTGATATTGCATCATATGGCATGCTGACATCAGCTCCGTGTCAGCAATTTTCGTGCTACTTATCATGTACTTCTCTAAAAATATATATCCTGAATTGCTTAAAAGAAAGAAGTTTAACCCCTAAATGCTAAAAAAAGTCAGTTtcaaaaatacataaataattagaaaagagaggtttttttttttttgggagggGGAGGCACGCGAGGGATAAAATgatttatatatgtatgtatatatgagACATGGAAAGAGATAAGGGATAGTTGCTTTGTCTCTCCCTCTTAATTTTGATCTATTAAATTAGCTAatgtgagagagagaggagagttGGATAAACAATTAAGAGATAAAAGGAGAATGGAGAGAGTTGGAAAAACAATTTTTCACCTTTCTTTTCACTTTCCACCCTCCCTATCCCTCTCTATCATGAGAGAGATGGAAAAAAGAGAGATACACATACTGCGCATGttagagagagagatgcataCAGGAGAGATAAAAAAGAAAGTGATACACATAGTGAGAGATAGACCCATGAAAGAGAGATAGACATAGAGGATGAAAGTAAGGGGAAAGAACATCTCCCTCTATCTCCTAATTCTTTATCGAACTCTCCTCTTTTTCGCTTCAActaatttaaatagataaaaaaaaaaaggagagagagagaggaagagaGACATTCTCCCTTGCTTCTTTATCTCTAATTCTCTCTCCATATCTGTCCCATTCTCTCACCCCCATGCCTCTCTCTCTCCATTCCCATTTGTGTCTTTTTCCATCTTCAATTCCAGACCTCCctctttcataatttttttatgtattttcaaaATTCTAAGGATTTTagcatttaaaaattgaattttgattttttggCAATTCGACACATCTATTTCAACTTTTTTGCATTTAGGCACCACAAGACAATTAGCATCAAGGTTACTGATGTCAGCATGCCATATGATACCACATTATCCACGAATACAACATCGCATGCCACGTGgcacataacatacatgacaaTAAGGTAACATGCCACATCATCAGATGGAGCTAACGTCAACATGCTATGTCAGCACTACTCAACGTTATTAGCACTTATCCTTATGGTACTAGTAGTGCACAAGAACATATCTTTATTTGTAACAAACCAAAGTACATGGCGTAAATGCTAAAAAGATGCTATAGTTAAGGACACTAAAGTACACATGCTCTACTTAAAAATCTCGGTTGGGCTTTCAAATAGATCTTAGATAGAACACAATCCTAGTTCCAAAGCCAACCACAATCACTTCCCTCACAATGATTACACAAGAGTGAATGTTTCCAACCCATTTGACAATGAAAAATTTATCAACTCCAATTGCCAGAGAGGTAGGTGCATATTGTAACAGAATAAAGATTATTCTCAAAATGAGTTGTTCCTAACTTGGTTTCCAATTTTATTATGTAGTCATGTATGTGATGGACAATTTaacaataaaaggaagaaagGAAAAATACTTGAAGCTTTTATCAATTCGACTCTAAAGGAAGCTCATCTTGATGCAGCACTCTCAAACATAGTAGCCGGTGAATGTGAATCCTCGACCTACAATTTCTCCAGCACAAAACCACGCGAAGCACTCCAATCCAAACAAAGCAGCAATGCCAGCATCCTCAACAGTTAGCTCCTGCCTATTTTTCCACAGATGCTTGACATAATCAAGCTCCTTCCAGAATGCTTCACGCCGGCCAGGAATACTGCATTACAAAACCATATAGATAGACCTGTAAGCCTATGATAAAATGTACAGAAGCAAAGTGCATCAGACTTTATAGAATTACCTTATGCACGCATAGAATCCTCATGCGTGCATAGACTGTAGCTTGGCATGTAAGAAGCTAACACATTACATTAGGCCATTTCAAAATAATATgtggataaaataaaaatatttagc is a window from the Manihot esculenta cultivar AM560-2 chromosome 16, M.esculenta_v8, whole genome shotgun sequence genome containing:
- the LOC110603071 gene encoding uncharacterized protein LOC110603071; translated protein: MASKLAQLQSKVSQASQFVAKHGTTYYKQLLEQNKQYIQEPPTVEKCNLLSKQLFYTRLASIPGRREAFWKELDYVKHLWKNRQELTVEDAGIAALFGLECFAWFCAGEIVGRGFTFTGYYV